Proteins co-encoded in one Arthrobacter sp. ERGS1:01 genomic window:
- a CDS encoding helix-turn-helix domain-containing protein, with amino-acid sequence MYSFEFKLALVRQFLNGEGTQSELALKHELSSPTLLRTWVHTYRIHGEDGLQPKAKGRPKSAPPTPSGEVSELEKLRPGNQRLLAENAYLKKHEP; translated from the coding sequence ATGTATAGCTTTGAGTTCAAACTCGCGCTTGTTCGCCAGTTCCTGAATGGTGAAGGAACCCAGTCCGAGCTAGCCCTCAAGCACGAGCTCAGTTCTCCAACGCTCTTGCGCACGTGGGTCCACACCTATCGAATCCATGGCGAAGACGGCTTGCAACCCAAGGCCAAGGGGCGACCCAAATCTGCCCCTCCCACCCCATCGGGTGAAGTCAGCGAGCTGGAGAAGCTGCGTCCAGGGAATCAGCGTCTACTGGCGGAGAACGCCTACTTAAAAAAGCACGAGCCTTGA
- a CDS encoding IS3 family transposase produces the protein MIALKASHSLPLLLQAAGLARSTFFHRQAALKTPDRHAELRAKIQEVFTRARGRYGHRRIHAVLTRQGWQIARKTVMKLTREENLVCKVRTRSKYSSYKGQVGKIADNLLKREFDAQAPNTKWVTDVTEFKIAERKVYLSPVLDLFDRSIVSYSVSESPSVAFTNESLIEAIGTLTLGETLMMHSDQGFQYQHASRQKLLSNANMARSMSRKGNCLDNSVMENFFGHLKDEMFHRQDFTDTDGFLTELDDYIHWYNYERISLTLQCLSPMEYRAQALAA, from the coding sequence ATGATTGCCCTCAAGGCATCCCATTCCCTGCCACTGTTGCTACAGGCAGCTGGGTTGGCTCGTTCCACGTTCTTCCACCGCCAAGCGGCCCTGAAAACTCCGGACCGGCACGCTGAGCTTCGAGCCAAGATCCAAGAGGTCTTCACCAGAGCCAGAGGCCGCTATGGGCACCGGCGCATCCACGCAGTCCTGACGCGCCAAGGCTGGCAAATCGCACGGAAGACCGTGATGAAGTTGACGCGTGAGGAGAACTTGGTCTGCAAGGTCCGTACCCGCAGCAAATATTCCTCTTACAAGGGCCAAGTCGGCAAAATCGCCGACAACCTGCTCAAGCGCGAGTTCGACGCCCAGGCGCCGAACACCAAATGGGTGACCGACGTGACCGAGTTCAAAATCGCTGAACGCAAGGTCTACCTCTCACCGGTCCTGGACCTGTTCGACCGTTCTATCGTTTCCTACTCGGTTTCCGAATCTCCGAGCGTTGCCTTCACCAACGAATCACTGATCGAGGCGATCGGGACCCTGACCCTAGGCGAGACCCTGATGATGCACTCAGACCAGGGATTTCAATACCAGCACGCCAGCCGGCAAAAACTCCTCAGCAACGCCAACATGGCCCGATCCATGTCCCGCAAGGGCAACTGCCTAGATAATTCGGTGATGGAAAACTTCTTCGGTCATCTGAAGGACGAGATGTTCCACCGCCAAGACTTTACCGACACCGACGGGTTCCTCACCGAGCTGGACGACTACATCCACTGGTACAACTACGAGCGGATCTCGTTAACGCTGCAGTGCCTGAGCCCAATGGAATATCGGGCCCAGGCACTGGCTGCGTAG
- a CDS encoding winged helix-turn-helix transcriptional regulator, with translation MTVSTSPASIPTIFTDGVFMAGCPSRTVLEHVTSKWGLLLLIALSEGEQRWSALRRRADGISEKMLAQTLKTLERDGIVNRHAQATIPARVDYSLTGRGQELSALLVPLAAWAIQNAGDIINGQDSTAT, from the coding sequence ATGACAGTTAGTACCTCCCCCGCGAGCATCCCCACGATCTTCACCGACGGCGTTTTCATGGCGGGCTGCCCCAGTCGAACAGTGCTGGAGCACGTCACCAGTAAGTGGGGCCTTCTTCTGTTGATCGCTCTGTCCGAGGGCGAGCAGCGCTGGAGCGCCCTGCGTCGGCGTGCCGACGGCATTAGCGAGAAGATGCTGGCCCAGACCCTGAAGACCCTCGAGCGAGACGGCATCGTCAACCGACACGCGCAGGCCACTATCCCGGCGCGCGTGGATTACAGCCTGACCGGCCGGGGCCAGGAACTGAGCGCGCTGCTCGTTCCTCTCGCCGCCTGGGCCATCCAGAATGCAGGCGACATCATCAACGGGCAGGACTCTACCGCGACCTGA
- a CDS encoding SDR family oxidoreductase has product MTIVITGATGKLGRNVLQALLDSNVPATEIVAAGRSIEKLEDFATQGVRVAAMDYDDPASVAAALTGATKVLLIASSEVCKDRPGQHRTVIEAAKAEGVELLAYTSNANADINSTILGQDHKTTEAILADAGVPYTLLRNGYYFENWTEQLQGTLAQGVLMGAGGNGQVNAATRRDLAEAAVAVLLGENQAGKVYELGGDAAFTMADFAAEITAVTGTTVVYKDLPAAEYVGLLTSFGIPEAFAGILADADQGLARGELLVQGNDLRTLIGRPTTTPADAVRAAVAAS; this is encoded by the coding sequence ATGACTATCGTCATCACCGGCGCGACCGGCAAGCTCGGCCGCAACGTTCTTCAGGCACTGCTGGATAGCAACGTCCCCGCGACCGAGATCGTCGCCGCAGGCCGGTCCATCGAGAAGCTCGAGGACTTCGCTACCCAGGGCGTGCGAGTCGCAGCGATGGACTACGACGACCCGGCCTCCGTGGCCGCGGCCCTCACCGGCGCTACCAAGGTCCTCCTGATTGCTAGCTCCGAGGTCTGCAAGGATCGCCCCGGTCAGCACCGCACAGTGATCGAGGCCGCGAAGGCAGAGGGAGTCGAGCTGCTCGCCTACACGAGCAACGCGAACGCAGACATCAACTCCACGATCCTGGGCCAAGACCACAAGACGACTGAGGCGATCCTCGCTGACGCCGGCGTTCCCTACACCCTGCTGCGTAACGGCTACTACTTCGAGAACTGGACCGAGCAGCTCCAGGGAACCCTCGCACAAGGCGTGCTTATGGGCGCCGGCGGCAACGGCCAGGTGAACGCCGCCACCCGCCGCGACCTCGCAGAAGCCGCAGTTGCAGTCCTGCTCGGCGAGAACCAGGCAGGCAAGGTCTACGAACTCGGCGGCGACGCCGCGTTCACCATGGCCGACTTTGCCGCCGAGATCACGGCCGTCACCGGCACCACCGTCGTCTACAAGGACCTCCCCGCCGCTGAGTACGTGGGCCTGTTGACCTCCTTCGGCATCCCGGAGGCCTTCGCCGGGATCCTCGCGGACGCAGATCAGGGACTCGCCCGCGGCGAACTCCTGGTTCAGGGCAATGACCTCCGCACGCTCATCGGACGACCGACCACCACCCCGGCTGACGCCGTGCGCGCGGCCGTCGCCGCCTCCTAG
- a CDS encoding NAD(P)-dependent oxidoreductase gives MNITVIGASAGVGLATVHAALSRGHRVTTLSRSVDALPAAENLTVVQGTATSVDDVRRVTASADEVLVTLGTKKLGTTTLFSDATAALLETMTGRRTPVIVVTGFGIGDSAQFQNPVARIFMNALLGRMYADKARMEEILTATSLQWEIVRPGILSNNSTTGTPTGITSLHKGMKVPGSAGRTSPPSWSTRRRSDATPANSSCPSSTPSGRHLGGASNARNRRGGGGRSPPPSC, from the coding sequence ATGAACATCACGGTCATCGGCGCCTCCGCCGGAGTCGGACTAGCGACAGTGCACGCTGCCCTGTCCCGCGGACACAGGGTGACCACCCTGTCTCGATCAGTCGACGCACTGCCGGCCGCTGAGAACCTGACCGTCGTGCAGGGCACCGCCACATCAGTGGACGACGTCCGCCGGGTGACAGCCAGCGCGGACGAAGTCCTTGTCACCCTCGGCACCAAGAAGCTCGGTACGACGACGCTGTTCAGCGACGCGACGGCCGCGCTCCTCGAGACAATGACAGGGAGAAGGACACCGGTGATCGTGGTGACCGGGTTCGGAATTGGCGATAGCGCACAGTTCCAGAATCCGGTCGCCCGGATCTTCATGAACGCTCTACTGGGCCGGATGTATGCCGACAAGGCGAGGATGGAGGAAATCCTCACCGCCACGAGCCTGCAGTGGGAGATCGTGCGACCCGGCATACTGTCCAACAACAGCACCACCGGTACGCCGACCGGCATTACCTCACTTCACAAGGGAATGAAGGTGCCGGGATCAGCCGGAAGAACCTCGCCACCTTCTTGGTCGACGAGGCGGAGAAGCGACGCTACCCCCGCCAATTCATCCTGCCCGTCGTCCACCCCTAGCGGGCGACATCTCGGAGGCGCGTCTAACGCCAGAAACAGGAGAGGGGGCGGCGGTCGATCGCCGCCCCCCTCTTGCTGA
- a CDS encoding recombinase family protein codes for MTVSLNRGGARVSDQCLGYIRVSNLDQNPQRQMENIQLSRVFTDKTSSEDTKRPQFEELLKSVLDGDTIVVRSKDRLARNLDDVHSMVQKLTSRLARIELLIENLFSTGEGSPLANLMLSVIGAFAEAERAHIGERQREGTALAKKRGSYRRREKALSAEQEAELARRAAAGDTKAALAREYGILDPAGFRGAIPYSQQVDVATCTPSFHETAACMPFRGVDDLTETLCALHLSPKLWPSSPRWSGLICFLSIRPVSAPTRRPLTNRS; via the coding sequence ATGACAGTCTCGCTCAATCGTGGAGGTGCAAGAGTGAGCGATCAATGTCTTGGATACATTCGGGTCAGCAACCTGGACCAGAACCCGCAACGGCAAATGGAGAACATCCAGCTCAGCAGAGTGTTCACGGACAAAACATCCAGCGAGGACACGAAGCGGCCGCAGTTCGAGGAACTGTTAAAGTCCGTCCTCGACGGCGACACCATAGTTGTGCGCAGCAAGGACCGGCTGGCACGCAACCTCGATGACGTGCACTCCATGGTGCAAAAATTGACCAGCCGACTCGCCCGCATCGAGCTCCTTATAGAAAACCTCTTCTCCACCGGCGAAGGCTCACCCCTGGCAAACCTCATGCTCTCTGTCATAGGAGCATTTGCGGAGGCCGAGCGGGCCCACATTGGTGAACGCCAAAGGGAAGGCACCGCCCTAGCCAAGAAGAGAGGCTCCTATCGCAGACGCGAGAAAGCACTCTCCGCCGAGCAGGAAGCCGAACTGGCCCGGCGCGCAGCAGCCGGGGACACGAAAGCGGCCCTGGCCCGCGAATACGGCATTCTCGATCCTGCTGGGTTCCGGGGTGCGATTCCCTATTCCCAGCAGGTGGATGTGGCCACTTGCACACCTTCCTTCCATGAGACAGCGGCATGCATGCCTTTCCGGGGAGTCGACGATCTCACTGAAACTCTTTGCGCCCTCCACCTCAGCCCGAAACTCTGGCCCTCTTCTCCCCGTTGGTCGGGCTTGATCTGTTTCTTATCCATAAGGCCTGTGAGCGCGCCGACGCGGCGGCCGCTCACCAACCGGTCATGA
- a CDS encoding MFS transporter: MNPQKLQSRQAVATKPPTTPWTAAMASMVGSVLEYYDFFVYGPMAVLVFGAIFFPKGDPALATLLALSTFAVGFIARPLGGIVIGHLGDKFGRKPMLMLTFFIAGGVTVGIGCLPTFSQIGVWAPILLVLMRFIQGFGLGGEWGGAALLAVESAPESKRGFFGSLVQAGAPIGVILSSGIVAILTASMSKADLLAWGWRIPFLISVLLVIFGLILRVRLTETPDFQKAVASAPARTKLPLGVVLRQYPKQILAMIGLHVSDTTLGFIQGVFILGFATVTLGISPTIALTANIAASMANLIMTPLAGLIADRIGSRRVLVTATVVLALWAFPMFWLMETKSVTALFIVMVCNGMIVGTLFSQQASLFAGVLEPKVRYTGMSIGFQVATVIGGGFGPLIAQALQNNAGGATWSISTYLVIVAIIALVSAIYLTSRKASLRARTFSTSES, translated from the coding sequence ATGAACCCCCAAAAACTTCAGTCCCGTCAGGCCGTGGCCACCAAGCCACCGACGACGCCTTGGACAGCAGCCATGGCAAGCATGGTCGGATCCGTTCTGGAGTATTACGACTTCTTTGTATACGGCCCCATGGCGGTTTTGGTCTTCGGTGCCATCTTCTTCCCTAAAGGCGATCCTGCGCTGGCCACGCTATTGGCGCTGAGCACCTTTGCCGTCGGATTTATTGCCCGGCCACTGGGCGGAATTGTCATCGGGCATCTGGGCGACAAGTTCGGCCGCAAGCCGATGTTGATGCTGACGTTTTTCATCGCCGGTGGAGTCACAGTGGGGATCGGCTGTCTCCCAACCTTCAGCCAGATTGGTGTTTGGGCGCCCATCCTTCTGGTGCTGATGCGCTTCATTCAGGGATTTGGACTGGGTGGCGAGTGGGGTGGAGCGGCGCTGCTCGCGGTCGAGTCCGCCCCGGAGTCTAAGCGCGGATTCTTCGGCAGCCTCGTCCAGGCCGGCGCGCCGATCGGCGTCATTCTCTCCAGTGGCATCGTCGCCATCCTTACGGCCTCAATGTCCAAAGCTGATCTGCTGGCTTGGGGGTGGCGCATTCCCTTCCTGATCAGCGTTCTGTTGGTGATATTCGGTCTCATTCTGCGGGTGCGCCTGACGGAAACGCCTGACTTCCAGAAGGCTGTAGCTTCCGCGCCAGCCAGGACCAAACTTCCGCTGGGAGTGGTACTGCGCCAGTACCCGAAGCAGATTCTGGCCATGATCGGCCTCCATGTCTCCGATACCACCCTCGGTTTTATCCAGGGTGTTTTTATCCTCGGATTCGCCACGGTAACCCTCGGCATCAGTCCGACCATTGCTCTAACCGCAAACATCGCCGCATCAATGGCAAACCTCATCATGACCCCGCTGGCCGGATTGATCGCAGATCGGATCGGCTCCCGCCGTGTCCTGGTCACAGCCACCGTGGTGCTGGCACTCTGGGCATTTCCCATGTTCTGGCTCATGGAAACCAAGAGCGTCACGGCGCTATTCATCGTGATGGTCTGCAACGGCATGATCGTCGGCACACTCTTTAGCCAACAGGCCTCACTGTTCGCTGGCGTACTCGAGCCGAAAGTGCGTTACACGGGAATGTCCATCGGCTTCCAGGTCGCGACCGTCATCGGCGGCGGATTCGGCCCCCTCATCGCCCAGGCACTGCAGAACAACGCTGGCGGAGCAACCTGGTCAATCTCCACATATTTGGTCATTGTCGCCATCATCGCCCTCGTCAGTGCCATCTACCTGACCTCCCGAAAGGCATCCCTGCGGGCACGAACCTTTAGCACTTCAGAAAGCTGA